One Dermacentor albipictus isolate Rhodes 1998 colony chromosome 10, USDA_Dalb.pri_finalv2, whole genome shotgun sequence genomic window, AGTCACATTGTTTCACCGTGGTCACGTGAGGCGCGTCTCGTAGGCGTAGAAATCCTAGCAGACCAAGGTCTCTACGCCTACGCGCGTCGGCACACGACGCAGCCTCCGCCGTGCACATCCAGAGGCGGTTTGCCGAGTGCAGACGCGTTCTAACGTGTATACGCATTCGAACGCCCTCTCCTTATACGCATTCGAACACCTCCTCCTATTCCACGGCCCTCTCCTCCTGTAGCGGCTGCAGCATAGGGGTCCAGCAGTGGGAGAGGAGGATGATAGTGCTCTGCTACGCCCGCGCTCGCACTGCGCTGCGCACAACAAACTTATGACGAACCGACTTATGTACAGCAACCTCTATTACCAGTTCACATCTGCTGGTTAGCGGCTCGGATCTCTGCAGAATtacgcaataaaataataaatgcTGCCTGAATATCTTCACTGCAACAAGTGTGCGCCTTCAAGCGCATCATTAATTTAATAAAGCGAGTAGCTTCCTAGAAAAGTTCGCCCATGCACTTAGATTGGCCATAACCACCCGTGGTCTCTCTACAGCCTTGtcagttgtttcttttttttcggtttgCAGTTCAGTTTCGGTTAATACACTGGTAGTGTACCGTTAAACTTTCTAGGCAAAGCAAATTGTTGTTGTATTTTGCTTCACTCCATTATTGCATTTCTTTTCTATTTCAGAATACCAGTACTTACCATACAAGTAAAATCCAGCGAGAACATGACCAGCGTTTCGACGAATCCGAGATACGATGCCGGCCTTTACGCAAGCAATAACGAGGCACAGCGACAAATGAATGTTCAGATTCTGGAGTTCTTCAACATGACCTTTGCTCCAAGCAACACGGAGTGCGAACAGTTTCTTGATCTCGGCTGCGGTACGGGTGACTTCACTCGCAGCGGCCTTCTTTCAAGGTGCCCGCCGTGCCGCAGGATCGTCGCAGTGGACGCGTCCGAAGAGATGCTGTCCTACGCTCGGGAAAACTCCGCGCACAGCAATATCGTGTTCGAGCACCTTAACATCAACGACGATGTGGCTGATTTCGCCGCTATGTACGGAACTTTCAGTCGCATCTACTCGTTCTTTTGCCTCAACTGGGTGAAAGACCAGGCGAAAGCGATGAAGAACTTGGCGAGCCTGCTCGCACCTTCGGGTGAATGCCTTCTGGTATTCCCTGCCTGGTCACGTACGAGGATGCTTTGGAGGAAACTCGGACGTCTTGAGCGGTGGAGCAAGTATGCACAGGTGAGACAATCAATGCTCGTTTGTTGCACGTACGGACATTGCAGTGTATTCATGCGTAGTCACTCACCCTGCTCCTGAATTCGCGCTATCCCGCAGGAGTCATGTCAAATTATTTTCAGCAGCTCCAAGGAAGCTTTGGAACCGAAACCTATACAGAAACCTCGATCGGGCACAAGTGTTTGAGGGCAGGTTATCAGAAGTTTCAATTTGACGTACCTTAAAGGAGCCGAAGGCTGCCTTTCTAAGCAGCCTTCGTAGAGCACAGACCACGTGCTCGCCTGTTCCCTTTCAAGGAACCAGCAACGCGCGTGGCGTgcgtcctccgctgtgattggttggcctattcggctagAGAACAGTAACGCAGCACCCGTGGATCACGAAAACCCGGCGAGATTCCCAGAGGAAAGTTTTGCTTCTAAAACGCCAGCAGAACAAACTTTaagatgaatgtcgacgttaatgcgattagcattgaaccAATACAGCGACACACCCTATTGCGACCACCGAAATAcgtcatattgttacgtaggaagacgcagacgaaaagctatgtacaaatatatttacaaggaaaatacgctgcgcttggccaagaggcgacagcccgcgcaagctcctaaccgtcgtcgtcgtcttcacactgctggcctttcgtgatcgcacatattgtgccgtagcactacccccggctgcaaaagcgccgtcccggagcgactaaagatcggactcggaagcagtgtagtaggccttgagcctactgacgtgtacgacatcactagatgccacaggagaggacgtgGTTGAGcccacaggggcaatttcgtaagtcacaggcgtcacctcgcgcagcacgcggtagggccctgtgtatcgcgaaagaagcttctctgaaagtccgacgtgacgagagggcgaccacaggagcacgagtgcaccaggtgaaaactgtatgtcacgatggcgggcgttgtactgacactgctgagtggtctgtgaggccgtaagtcgagcacgggcaagctggcgtgcatggtcggcgagggcgatggcgtcgcgcgcatactcgcttgttgagaacgcagcaggaggaagtgccgtgtctaggggcaaggtaggttcgcgaccgtacagtagataaaagggagaaaatccggcggtgtcgtgccgggaagaattgtacgcaaatgttacgtaaggaagggcaatgtcccagtcgtggtggtccttggaaacgtacttggccagcatatcggtaagagtacggtttaaccgctctgtcaggccattggtttgaggatggtatgaagtagtcagtttgtgttgaatggaacaggaacgcacaatgtc contains:
- the LOC139050569 gene encoding juvenile hormone acid O-methyltransferase-like, with the translated sequence MTSVSTNPRYDAGLYASNNEAQRQMNVQILEFFNMTFAPSNTECEQFLDLGCGTGDFTRSGLLSRCPPCRRIVAVDASEEMLSYARENSAHSNIVFEHLNINDDVADFAAMYGTFSRIYSFFCLNWVKDQAKAMKNLASLLAPSGECLLVFPAWSRTRMLWRKLGRLERWSKYAQFFEGFVPNSQDLDSDQARLAYLRDILKTSGLTAQTCELLYGKPRKKSVETILSSVLVRKHSKNAGPDWVSASANSRSSALFGLVQHTA